In one Candidatus Nitronereus thalassa genomic region, the following are encoded:
- a CDS encoding DUF2892 domain-containing protein has product MITKNVGKKEGIFRIVLGLGLLALPPMFQFPVWATTVTYGFGLVALITGIIGYCPGWHLFGINTCHKDDSNQSTN; this is encoded by the coding sequence CGTCGGAAAAAAAGAAGGGATATTTCGAATCGTACTTGGACTGGGATTATTGGCCTTGCCACCAATGTTCCAATTTCCCGTGTGGGCAACGACAGTGACTTATGGGTTTGGGCTGGTGGCGCTTATCACCGGAATCATTGGCTATTGTCCGGGGTGGCATCTGTTCGGAATAAACACCTGTCACAAGGATGATTCTAACCAATCTACCAATTGA